A region of the Falco biarmicus isolate bFalBia1 chromosome 10, bFalBia1.pri, whole genome shotgun sequence genome:
TAAAGAAAAGTGGAATTATTCATGGTTTAACAAAACTCACACTACCAGCTTTCTTGAACCAAAGATCAATAACCAAGTACATACACAACTCACTGGGTAAGACctaattcagagaaaaatgatTAAGACTGATACCCTGAAAAACTCAGACACACACTCATTAGCCAAGAAACACTCTAGCGATATCTCTGCTATGAATTACCAGAAGACCAGCTTGCACCCCGAGCGTATCAGTTTGAGGGCTGACATAAAGCACTGTTAAAATACCTGAACTTTTCCAAAAATAGCATTCTCAATCTTCTTTCAAATTGTGGAATGGCTCAGCTATTTCTAAATACAACTGAATCAAATCCAGTGAAACTTCTAAAAAGACATTGTGACAGTAACCTTCACCATCACTTCCTGagtatgttttgcttttcttttttcctcttaacaAGGCTTGATCTCACTGTCTGGCTGAACATTAATCCGCTTTCACCAAGTACCAAACTAATGCTTGCTGCATTAATACACTGCAAATCCTCAAGGTATAAGTTACACCCGATTTAGTATAAAAGGTAAGCATAGGGCTTTCTTTTCACTACAGCTATTACCAGGAAGGCAAGTAGAATACAGGTAAGTTTTCCTCAGATTCTGATCTAGAAATCTTTTTTCAAATTGAAATACTGTATGTAATTAATTCCTTCTGAAACTTTgctctttctctcccttgcttctttttctttctcctaaaaGGCAGGACACATTCTCTGTGCAGAAACttagataaaaatatttcattgaaagTGGTATGGTACTCTGCTATTATTATTCTGCAGAGACTGCTGACGTGTTATTTCAGTTGCTTAGGAAAATCAAACCCCTTTAACAATAAACATATGGATAGATCTATTTAATGGCTTTATCACATGTTCTCACTGATGTTTCTGAAAGCTTGCTATTATAGATCTACTTGAGGATAATGTGAAGACTCAGTTTCTCCctgtttctataaatatttcttgttgACTATAACTATAAATGTTTCTCCAGGATAgatatatttgtttctttctacgcAGGATGAAGACAGTTAATTGTTACGTGCTGTTATTTTGCTGGAAAGCAATTTGTTGCAATAGCTGTCAGCTGACCAATATTACTATAGCAGTGGAAAGAGAAGAATGTGAATTCTGTATCACAGTGAATGCCACGTGGTGCTCAGGATACTGCTTCACAAGGGTGAGAATCTTAGGTTTAATTTCAGGCACCAGAATTAAATACTCCAAGTAATATATGAATAAACTATTTCCCCAGTTCATAACAAACACATAGCAGAACTGAGTAACTGCTATGCTATTTGACAGCAAAGTAGATACACAGCCAATCTGAACTGCAAAGGGAAGGGTGAAAAGATGCTAGTAAAAGTCAGATCTTTAACTGGCTGCATACATTATGTTTATGTTGTATAACTAGAGCTGAAAGTATTATAGTAGGGATCTCTACCTTGTGTTCAGATCGTGGTTGCAAATGGATACAATAAAGTAGCCATAACTATGTAGACTTCTCCACCTTTCTAAATAATTTGAAGAATCAAGCAATTGACCTGCAAGATTGCCTGGTGATGGTATGACACAAATTTGCCATTTTGGTCCTCCTGAAAGGAGAAATCTAAGGATCTAGGTGGAATTGGAAGAGCCTGATCCAAATCCTTCTCCTCTCAGTGGGATTTTCCCACtggtttaattaattttcatatcAGGtcctttattttataaaaaaatggcATTCTACCCCACAACAAATTTCAAAATAGGTGTTTCCTTCTTGTACTTTTCAGGATCCAGTCTATAAATATCCACCAGTATCATCCGTTCAGCAAACATGTACCTTCAAGCAGGTTGTGTATGAAACAGTGAAGATCCCTGGCTGTGGTGACCATCCCGAATCTTTTTATTCGTACCCAGTAGCTACAGAGTGCCATTGTGAGACCTGTGACACAGACACCACTGACTGCACCGTGAGGGGACTGGGGCCATCCTACTGCTCCTTCCGTCAGAATGGAAGTAATCACTGAAGGGTACTTGAGATGGCAGTTTGGCTTTAAATGTTCACTTCTAAGTAAAGGTACTGATCAGGCTTAAGTGGAAGATAATGGGCAAGGCCATCTAGAAACGGCCAAGTTTctaaacaaagatttttaagGCCAAAATGGAGAGCTACTGACTAAATGTCTCTTCAGGCCTTCCCTACTTAACCTATCAGTTtccttaaattattttcctaggTCTACCGAATGCTGCTTCCAGTTCCTTCTGCCCTTGCCTTCTCTTATTACAATTTCATTCTTCATATTCCTGAATCTCCATTGCCTGGTTCACTTATCTTACTCTATGCTACCCTATGCTTTCAAAAAGTTCCCAGGTTCCAAGTCTTTATTACCCCTGGCTTTCCATCTCTTCTCAGAacatacttattttaaaaagccttgcAGCACTGGTTTTCTTACAATCAATACCTCTGCCCTCACTTTCTATTAGCTGGACTGTAGACCTCTCTCAGTGGAgatcttgacttttttttttggctaaatATTTCACATAGTCATTACAATCTGTAAATACCAACAGCATGTTTATTTAAGAGCCAAAATCTATGTTCAAATGTGAATGTCACCTGAACTCTTGTGCATTATCACTAAGGCTTGTTAGCTCAGGCTCAGTGCCACACCACCACAAATAACATAAACTCTAGTTCATACCTGGCTAACTCGAAAAAGGAATTATCAGCTCTCTACTTTCACCTAAGTAAACTTATCCTAAGTCAGTTAAACAATTCTGAAAATTTTGCCATATATCAGAAACACTGGATTTCCTCTCATTATGCaacagaacatattttttttaatgttatttaacATAGAAGTCtcacaaattattttggcatGAATCTAGAGGCACTGATCCCAGTAGCACAAACATGGTGTGCTAACATGCCTTGAAAGTAGTTCACAGTAGTGCTTTCTGAGAATGGAAGTTCATAGAGTTCTGCAGCAATCTAATTCTGCAACGGCCAATATGTAGCTGGGATGGCCTGGAAGCAAGCTGGAGGTCTGACTgaatcagaacagaaaattatctCACATTATCGGGAAAATTATCTGAAACCTACAGAACGAAATCctatcaggaaaatgaaaagacacTGATCTTCATTGGAAAAAATCACCTACAAAAACACAAAATGGAGAGCAGCTGGTTCAGCAGCAGTTCGGCACCAAAGACTTGGAGGTTGTACAAGCTAAGTATGAGTCAACAGTATCACACTGCTGCGGAAAAGTGGGAACGTAAGGAGTAGAGCTTACAAGACAACCTACTTCCATCACTCAGTTCAACACGATAAGGCTCAGATGAGTTGTTACTTCCAGCTTTGCACACAGAACTTCAAGGTGttgaaaaactggagaaaatcCTCAGAAGAGTAATAAGAATGGAAAGAGGCCTAAAAAACATCTTAGGAGGAAAAGATTTAAATACATGTGGTTATTTTGCTTATGGGAGGTAACACAAGGGGGGAAATCCGTGGAACCTTTTACATGCTTGAAGACtgttacaaacaaaaaaggagcaCTCAGTTCTCCATGTTCATAGTGAACAGAACAACTAATGAAAGATTCAGAGTAGTCACTAGCAAATCTTCCGAAAGGTACAGACagtcaaacactgaaataaattgtCGGGGGgttggggaagggaggaaggaagcgGGATCTGTGGAGTAGTGACCACTACGAGTCTTCAAGAACATATTGAATCTGTTAGTAATGACACAGAGAAAGTTAATTCGCCATGAGGCAAGGGACTGAAGTAGATGACCTCTTGAGGTGACCTGGCATGTCTGCTTTTGAGACTCTTACAGGTGTGTTTATTTAAAGGGAATTTGTCTGTCTTTCATAATAGATAATAGATATTTTaacttatttcatttttagctttttttactgaaatatattaGTAATCTTGATTTTATCTATAAGATTAATCCACATGGACATTTTCTTTGGTCTAGTGAAGTTTTAAAAGTGGTGAAAtaataggttaaaaaaattgCCTctcattcatttcagttttaaacatGAGTTGACCAGTTAAAACTAAACATATTATCTATATCAGGAACTATTCCATTCTGGATGAGctaattttcaattaaaattgcaaaacaCAGTAGCTTGTAGTAAAAAAGTATGGAAGaagatacattttcaaaaatgatCTGTAAACACTTGTACTGTCTGTTGTGCATTttggaataataaaaataactttgttgcACTTCTGTTATGTATTCCTTAATAAGCCAATTAAAAAACCTGAGTCCACCTGCCCACTTTACTATGTTTTAAAccacacattttcttctccatcatattttttttcatgtaactaATATGCCCACCTGAGCCATATTTGCATTATATGGCCAAATCACATTAAATAAAAGACTGGTATATTTTATCCTGATTCAGTAATGTGATGATGTAATATTATGTAGCTGTAACACAACAGAACTgtggacaagaaaaaaaactatcatcaatattttatttgaactATAGGGATTAGAACCTCTCCAGAGCTGGTCCACATCTCTGTCACAAATTAGCTtgcatgtgaaaacaaaaatcatacAGCTCTCATTTCTGACAAATGCACCACTcgttttcattttgcaaaaaaatctgttcagaaCCTCAAATATAAAACTGTAACTAATGCAGTCAAAAGAGTATTGAAGTTATTACCAGAATGCTAGCAAAAAAATCCTAATCATGCATCACTACAAGCTTCCAGACTCTTACTTCATATCTCTTACACATCTCAGGTACCAATGCTGAGATGAATACCAAGTCCTAGAGATGTAAAGATAAGGGTGCCCTCCATGTATGTACTAAACCCTGCCAAGCAAATTACCCCCTTTGGGTATACCTCTTCTGAACACTTTCCCAAACCCTGTCCAGTACCATCCAGAGATATGGGTTCTGCCCAAAATAAAGCCAgctctttgaaaaatgtgtatACCATGCATCAAaagctttctggttttcaaaAAATCAATGGGGAAcagcaaacaaataatttattgatATTTTTCTAATCGTCAAGTGATCACACAAAGGGCTCAGCAAACATATAAAGTCCTACATGAAGTCTTTTGTTGTTAACCTCAGTGAGCTTTGAATGCATGCGTCCATTCA
Encoded here:
- the FSHB gene encoding follitropin subunit beta, with the protein product MKTVNCYVLLFCWKAICCNSCQLTNITIAVEREECEFCITVNATWCSGYCFTRDPVYKYPPVSSVQQTCTFKQVVYETVKIPGCGDHPESFYSYPVATECHCETCDTDTTDCTVRGLGPSYCSFRQNGSNH